The genomic window GGAAGAAAGGAATGAAATCGGAAGAGATAGGCCACGAGCAGGCCAAGGGAGATTCCGATGATGTCGCCCAGGACATTCAGGAGCACAAGATGAGAATCATGCTTTCGCGATACCATGCCCCGCCTTTTCCATGACGCCGTTTACGAAACCGGCGATTTTTTCCTTGAACCGCTGCTTGTCGAAATCCGCCATGCGGCGCACGGCTTCCCCGCGGTCAAAACGCATCGTCTC from Verrucomicrobiia bacterium includes these protein-coding regions:
- a CDS encoding glycosyltransferase, which produces IVPLEAQACGTPVIALKKGGALESVKTGLFFEEQTAECLREAVRRFETMRFDRGEAVRRMADFDKQRFKEKIAGFVNGVMEKAGHGIAKA